In Clupea harengus chromosome 1, Ch_v2.0.2, whole genome shotgun sequence, one DNA window encodes the following:
- the LOC105899315 gene encoding fatty acid-binding protein, adipocyte-like, with amino-acid sequence MVEQFVGTWAMTSSENFDEYMKAVGMSFATRQMGNLVKPSLLISVDDQGVISIKGKSTFKTTEIKFKLNEEFDEITTDDRQTKTVITLENGKLLHKQKWDGKETTVERDLQDGKLVAKCVMNDVVAVRIYEREA; translated from the exons ATGGTTGAACAGTTTGTAGGAACATGGGCAATGACCAGCAGTGAGAATTTTGACGAATACATGAAGGCAGTAG GTATGAGCTTTGCTACTCGCCAAATGGGAAACTTGGTCAAGCCGAGTCTACTTATCAGTGTGGACGACCAGGGAGTCATATCTATAAAGGGTAAAAGCACATTCAAGACCACAGAGATCAAATTCAAATTGAATGAAGAATTTGATGAAATCACTACAGATGACAGACAGACTAAG ACTGTGATTACCTTGGAAAATGGTAAACTTCTGCATAAACAGAAGTGGGATGGCAAGGAAACCACAGTTGAAAGAGACTTGCAGGATGGAAAACTGGTTGCG aaatgTGTCATGAATGATGTGGTGGCTGTGCGGATCTATGAACGGGAGGCATGA
- the LOC105899314 gene encoding fatty acid-binding protein, adipocyte-like, with product MVEQFVGTWKLTSSDNFDEYMKAIGVGFATRQMGNLVKPNLVLSVDDQGVVSLKSQSTFKTVEIKFKLDEEFDETTADDRRTKTVITLENGKLVQKQSWDGKETTIERDLQDGKLIAKCIMNDVVSVRTYEREA from the exons ATGGTTGAACAATTTGTTGGAACGTGGAAACTGACAAGCAGTGATAATTTTGATGAATACATGAAGGCGATAG gTGTGGGTTTTGCCACCCGCCAGATGGGGAACCTCGTCAAGCCAAACCTGGTGTTAAGCGTGGACGACCAGGGAGTCGTCTCCTTAAAATCTCAAAGCACGTTCAAGACGGTTGAAATCAAATTCAAGTTGGACGAGGAGTTTGATGAAACGACTGCCGATGACCGACGAACAAAG ACGGTGATTACTTTGGAAAACGGAAAACTTGTGCAGAAACAGTCATGGGATGGCAAGGAAACGACGATAGAACGAGATCTTCAAGATGGAAAACTCATTGCG AAATGCATAATGAACGATGTGGTGTCTGTGAGGACCTATGAACGGGAGGCGTGa